In one Brienomyrus brachyistius isolate T26 chromosome 5, BBRACH_0.4, whole genome shotgun sequence genomic region, the following are encoded:
- the evpla gene encoding envoplakin a — protein sequence MLKKKDPNNSVKVTGKISKSQASDLALLIARMQTSADQVERDVLRAEEKLNIDKENKIKNRPFQHQKENADCLAEAEGLLKDLYLDVDKSKKLKHPQANEIETDVSHLHDRWYKDCALYREVYESAKEVDVLPRIDWPLVLNQKQRQVNAEEYGPTVSDLEKQIAAHNILHKEIEAYGSQINASNSPDIAAIRKQYNNLLDNSKWRRTYLNSLYDYMQGCNKELAYLSEEKKKILEQDWSDQMVDPTHVRRQYEIFKNNSLLAHESDVNKLQDDGDRLIELKHPAGSIIENHRDAVRNEWQTFLNLCICQETHLTNVEDYKKYQLDVDTLSDSLTKLDISLDPKTLSNRTTTETLLQLEGDESTVQRSELLLADLKTRSASVAPLKLRHAKSKSPVVVESLCDWSTDKASVNRGDKMTLRSNSDNLNWDVATSGGVTKTIPGACFLVPPPDQESIDKINRLSAELENLKKRRAAMQAQLKSAATEVVQAQKSGNVSSSPENPKAQELAKRLDKLDSDTAQAKQDVLNRLRVPTERRDPIGDLTNRVKEQEKGANVQKQLQQERAAIQREAEPLLSQRASSPISSTLPLKLNSAKNKQEDLAGLSDLSTKKVNASLNLENQLKKVEGIVSGFEKQLADDQFIPDVPNAIETRNREVQRLRKDVASKQDEMKKLSQDLETTEQLCSTLQKSYQEYCPDIRRQEGRVNNLRNRYTNVNNQLQERERLLQEASNKHHTFDSAAQSLDSFLNSLPDNTVNRNDTLAQVNNKQNSQKRVVDDIRRKGDDIDHMLDQSQDLQGVLNAYEANSNKYRSTLDEAVVPAAKRLQSSTMADSVKTQEKDLVNRYAEASAKNDALLNQIGLAKNVTAQKEEMASQVVVKQQLQQQSLQKSQDEVAILKKELEDEIARRTHVETSLDTYKTRVMSLKSRKGVERVQEKEVLQYYRDPKLENDLVVLRNTIHQEALKRSATQSEIELINKKIVTIEHEIKNVKPKLATKEVTEIERDPQLDVEANKLKEEIRRLKDELRTRETETVQMKTEVNILQQKPPTIKEKVVKKEVVKLERDPEMLKAVKNFELQIADEGQKCKALNDEIFQTRSQINTLERIIPTVQPKIITKEVKKVEQDPKLIDEAKKVRTLLEDQKTENDNMVRAIKELQDRYFQVDRLKQNVEIKEIINEIYRVDPQTEVELVRLRKEIQDSNRCRGDLEKDIEVVRISLSSLRSQKPKVELKEVLHEVVKEEKSPEIMKELQRLNEQVSRLQGTCNTTQDQLLRLQKERDELKVEKSKVETKLVTKEVVKHEKDPLLEKEAERLRKELRDETQRRRTTEETVFDLANRYILLERQKPEEVVVVQEVVRLEKDSRQILEHEKLNRDLDDEMKARRQMDLEVQQLRALILEKERILRESDEIQKRIQAEMELRQIKARIYELENAPPPIEEKIIMEEVLKVERDPKLEKMTASLRADLEREGNTIQSLNRDLRSLTHRLDILLKEKSMERTVYKEVIRVEKDQAVESERARLRDQVSQERHVRLELETEMQRTRDKLNRLLATHDNTSWEGNNYTQQRDSLLREQENLLKELKTMESEKQDTHVSFQQQSKLLSERNLMSRQKSMKMESDVQRLEREILDEKDKIHKREFTLRELLNNLRKEDTKRMSETNLSTKITILDPETGKDMSPYDAYIQGLIDRNQYIQLEELECDWEEITSKGPNGETSVLRDRKSGKQYSIQNALDDGRITQSDLQQYKMNKMSISEFALLVAGDKKTKASSNPLTSATPPPANRGGANESTYIPSYKSHRAF from the exons ATGCTCAAGAAAAAGGACCCCAACAACTCGGTGAAGGTCACTGGGAAGATCAGCAA ATCCCAAGCTAGTGACCTGGCCTTGCTGATCGCCCGCATGCAAACCAGTGCTGATCAGGTGGAGAGAGATGTCCTGCGTGCAGAAGAGAAGCTGAATATT GAcaaagagaacaagatcaagaatcgACCCTTTCAGCACCAGAAGGAGAATGCAGACTGCCTGGCCGAGGCAGAGGGTCTCCTGAAAGATCTCTACCTGGATGTCGACAAATCCAAGAAGCTGAAACACCCCCAGGCTAATGAGATTGAGACCGA TGTCAGTCACCTCCACGACCGCTGGTACAAAGACTGTGCCCTTTACCGGGAAGTTTATGAATCAGCAAAAGAAGTTGATGTATTACCCAGAATCGACTGGCCTCTCGTGCTCAATCAAAAACAG CGGCAGGTGAATGCAGAGGAATATGGACCGACAGTATCAGACCTGGAGAAGCAGATTGCTGCTCATAACATCCTGCACAAGGAGATCGAGGCCTACGGCTCGCAGATCAACGCCAGCAACTCTCCG GATATAGCTGCCATTAGGAAACAGTACAATAATCTCTTG GATAACTCAAAGTGGCGGCGGACGTACCTGAACAGCCTGTATGACTACATGCAGGGCTGCAACAAGGAGCTGGCCTACCTGAGCGAAGAGAAGAAGAAGATCCTGGAGCAGGACTGGAGCGACCAGATGGTGGACCCCACACACGTCCGCAGACAGTATGAG ATTTTCAAGAATAACAGTCTTTTGGCCCATGAAAGTGATGTGAATAAGCTTCAGGACGACGGAGATCGCCTCATAGAGCTGAAACATCCTGCTGGCTCTATTATCGAG AACCACAGAGATGCCGTGAGGAACGAGTGGCAGACCTTCCTGAATCTCTGCATCTGTCAGGAAACACACTTGACCAACGTGGAGGACTACAAGAAG TACCAACTGGACGTGGACACGCTCAGTGACTCCCTCACAAAACTCGATATCAGCCTGGACCCAAAAACCCTGAGCAACAGGACCACCACTGAGACTCTGCTCCAGCTTGAG ggagACGAGAGCACGGTGCAGCGGAGCGAGCTGCTCCTAGCCGACTTAAAGACGCGCAGCGCCAGCGTGGCCCCCCTGAAGCTGCGCCACGCGAAGTCCAAAAGCCCCGTTGTTGTCGAGTCCCTGTGCGACTGGAGCACTGACAAG GCCTCGGTGAATCGAGGGGACAAAATGACGCTAAGGTCCAACTCAGACAATCTGAACTGGGATGTTGCGACTAGCGGTGGTGTAACCAAAACCATACCGGGAGCTTGTTTCTTGGTGCCTCCACCTGACCAGGAATCCATCGACAAAATTAACAG ACTAAGTGCAGAGCTGGAGAACTTGAAGAAGAGGAGAGCAGCAATGCAGGCTCAACTGAAGAGCGCTGCCACAGAGGTTGTACAGGCACAGAAATCTG GCAATGTGTCCAGCAGTCCAGAAAACCCCAAGGCGCAAGAGCTGGCCAAGCGCTTGGACAAACTGGACAGCGATACTGCTCAGGCCAAACAGGACGTCCTAAACCGCCTGAGAGTTCCCACAGAACGGCGTGACCCAATAGGGGACCTCACCAACCGGGTGAAGGAGCAGGAG AAAGGAGCCAATGTTCAGAAGCAGCTCCAGCAGGAGAGAGCTGCCATTCAGCGCGAGGCAGAACCACTTTTGTCCCAGAGGGCCAGCAGCCCCATATCTTCCACTCTGCCCCTCAAACTGAACTCTGCCAAGAACAAGCAGGAAGACCTAGCTGGCCTTTCAGATCTCTCCACCAAAAA GGTCAATGCTTCTCTTAACCTGGAGAATCAGCTAAAGAAGGTAGAGGGCATCGTTTCTGGGTTCGAGAAGCAATTGGCTGATGACCAATTCATCCCAGATGTACCCAATGCCATTGAGACCCGCAATCGAGAAGTTCAG AGGCTGCGTAAGGATGTGGCCAGCAAACAGGATGAGATGAAGAAGCTCAGTCAGGATCTGGAGACCACTGAGCAGCTGTGTAGCACGCTGCAGAAGAGCTACCAGGAGTACTGTCCTGATATCCGCAGGCAAGAAGGTCGAGTAAACAACCTCAGGAATCGCTACACCAATGTCAACAACCAGCTACAGGAGAG AGAACGTCTGTTACAAGAGGCAAGCAACAAGCACCACACTTTTGATAGCGCTGCCCAGTCGCTGGATTCCTTCCTCAACAGCCTGCCTGACAACACAGTGAACCGTAATGACACACTGGCCCAGGTCAACAACAAGCAGAATTCTCAAAAG AGAGTTGTGGACGATATCAGGAGAAAAGGGGATGACATTGACCACATGCTTGACCAGTCCCAGGATCTACAGGGTGTTCTCAAT GCTTATGAGGCCAACTCTAACAAATATAGAAGTACACTTGATGAGGCAGTAGTCCCAGCTGCCAAACGTCTACAGTCTTCCACTATGGCTGACTCTGTGAAGACGCAG GAGAAGGACCTGGTAAACCGTTATGCTGAAGCATCTGCGAAGAATGACGCGTTACTCAACCAGATAGGTCTTGCCAAAAACGTCACTGCTCAG AAAGAGGAGATGGCAAGTCAAGTGGTGGTGAAACAGCAACTGCAACAGCAGAGcttacagaagagccaggatGAGGTTGCCATTCTGAAGAAGGAACTGGAAGATGAGATTGCCAGGAGAACCCATGTAGAGACTAGCTTGGACACTTACAAAACCCGGGTGATGTCACTGAAGAGTCGCAAAGGGGTGGAGCGGGTCCAGGAAAAGGAAGTACTCCAATACTACCGTGATCCAAAACTTGAGAATGATCTGGTGGTCCTTAGAAATACGATCCATCAAGAGGCCCTTAAACGCTCTGCTACCCAATCAGAGATTGAgttaatcaataagaaaattgtCACCATTGAGCATGAGATTAAGAATGTGAAGCCCAAGCTGGCAACTAAGGAGGTAACAGAGATTGAGCGAGACCCACAGCTTGATGTGGAAGCCAATAAACTCAAAGAGGAGATACGCAGATTGAAAGATGAGCTTCGTACCAGAGAGACTGAAACAGTTCAGATGAAAACTGAGGTCAACATTCTCCAGCAAAAGCCACCAACCATAAAGGAGAAGGTGGTGAAAAAAGAAGTAGTCAAACTGGAGAGGGATCCAGAGATGCTGAAAGCTGTAAAGAACTTTGAGCTCCAGATTGCAGATGAAGGTCAAAAGTGCAAGGCTCTGAATGATGAGATATTCCAGACCAGGAGTCAGATCAACACACTGGAAAGGATTATCCCAACTGTGCAACCCAAGATTATCACTAAAGAGGTGAAGAAAGTGGAACAAGACCCGAAACTAATCGACGAGGCCAAGAAGGTCCGAACTTTGCTGGAGGATCAGAAAACCGAAAATGATAACATGGTGAGGGCAATCAAAGAACTTCAGGACCGATACTTCCAAGTTGACAGGCTGAAACAAAATGTGGAAATCAAAGAAATAATCAATGAGATCTACAGAGTAGACCCTCAGACCGAAGTAGAGCTTGTGAGGCTGAGGAAAGAAATACAAGACTCAAACAGATGTCGTGGAGATCTGGAGAAGGATATCGAAGTAGTTAGAATTAGCTTGTCATCACTGCGCTCACAGAAGCCAAAAGTGGAGCTCAAGGAAGTACTCCATGAAGTGGTTAAGGAGGAAAAAAGTCCTGAAATAATGAAGGAACTACAGAGGCTCAATGAACAGGTGTCACGCTTGCAGGGCACCTGCAATACCACTCAAGACCAACTACTTCGCCTGCAAAAAGAGAGAGATGAATTGAAAGTGGAAAAATCAAAGGTAGAAACTAAGCTTGTGACAAAGGAGGTTGTGAAGCATGAAAAAGACCCACTTTTGGAGAAAGAAGCTGAAAGACTCAGAAAGGAGCTGCGTGACGAAACGCAACGTCGGCGGACGACTGAGGAAACGGTCTTTGATTTAGCAAACAGATACATCTTGCTGGagaggcagaagccagaggAGGTGGTAGTGGTGCAAGAAGTGGTGCGTTTGGAGAAGGACTCCAGGCAGATATTGGAGCATGAAAAGCTAAACAGGGATCTGGATGACGAGATGAAGGCTCGTCGACAGATGGATTTGGAAGTGCAGCAGCTGAGAGCGTTGATCCTAGAAAAGGAGAGAATTCTGCGGGAGTCAGATGAAATCCAAAAGAGGATCCAGGCAGAGATGGAACTAAGACAAATTAAAGCCAGAATCTATGAGCTTGAAAATGCTCCCCCACCAATTGAAGAGAAAATTATTATGGAGGAGGTCCTGAAGGTTGAAAGAGATCCCAAACTGGAAAAGATGACAGCTAGCTTACGTGCAGAcctggagagagagggaaatACCATACAGTCCTTGAATCGAGACCTCAGAAGCCTCACCCATAGACTGGATATCCTGTTAAAAGAAAAATCGATGGAAAGAACTGTCTACAAAGAGGTGATTCGAGTAGAGAAGGATCAGGCTGTAGAGTCTGAGAGGGCTCGTCTCAGAGATCAGGTGTCTCAGGAGAGACATGTTAGGCTAGAACTGGAGACGGAAATGCAACGGACCAGGGACAAACTGAACAGACTTCTGGCGACACATGATAATACGTCCTGGGAAGGGAACAACTACACTCAGCAGAGGGATTCCTTGCTGAGAGAGCAGGAGAACCTCCTGAAGGAGCTGAAGACCATggagtctgagaagcaggaCACTCACGTGTCCTTCCAGCAGCAGTCGAAGCTGTTGAGTGAGAGAAACTTGATGAGTAGGCAAAAGAGCATGAAGATGGAATCAGATGTTCAGCGACTGGAGAGGGAAATACTGGATGAGAAAGACAAGATACACAAAAGAGAGTTTACCCTCAGAGAACTGCTGAACAACCTGAGGAAGGAGGATACCAAGCGAATGAGCGAGACCAATCTTTCCACAAAAATCACTATTTTAGacccagaaacaggaaaagatatGTCGCCATATGATGCTTACATACAGGGTCTGATTGACCGCAATCAGTACATCCAGTTGGAGGAGCTGGAGTGTGACTGGGAAGAGATAACTTCCAAGGGGCCTAATGGAGAGACCTCAGTCCTCCGGGACCGCAAGAGTGGCAAGCAGTATTCCATCCAAAACGCCCTAGATGATGGCAGAATCACTCAGTCTGACTTGCAGCAGTACAAGATGAACAAGATGTCCATTTCAGAATTTGCTCTTCTAGTTGCTGGAGACAAAAAGACAAAGGCCTCCAGTAATCCGCTTACGAGTGCCACACCTCCGCCCGCTAACAGAGGCGGCGCTAATGAATCCACGTACATCCCTTCATACAAAAGTCATCGAGCCTTTTAA
- the ten1 gene encoding CST complex subunit TEN1 isoform X2 yields MLPEPGVFHFPWEISSVQEGAAVRTYGRLLSYQPEASEAVLSSQHLSVQYDITVHTAFVEPFLPLLHSHYIVLGDVERTEGDGVMVRARVLNCVDGINLALLQQAIMEQRHYLQERDGEAPVQPTAE; encoded by the exons ATGCTCCCGGAACCGGGCGTCTTCCACTTTCCCTGGGAAATCAGTTCGGTCCAAGAAGGAGCTGCAGTGAGAACATATGGCAG ATTGCTGTCCTACCAGCCTGAAGCTTCTGAAGCCGTCCTGTCCTCACAGCACTTATCAGTCCAATATGACATAACTGTCCACACAGCCTTTGTGGAGCCTTTCCTGCCCTTACTACACTCCCACTACATAGTGTTGGGTGATGTTGAGAGGACAGAGG GAGATGGCGTGATGGTGCGTGCACGTGTGCTGAACTGCGTGGATGGTATAAACCTCGCCCTGCTGCAGCAGGCCATCATGGAGCAGAGGCACTATCTTCAGGAGCGAGATGGTGAAGCTCCTGTGCAACCGACTGCAGAGTGA
- the ten1 gene encoding CST complex subunit TEN1 isoform X1 yields MPVFLQKKKSSAREMLPEPGVFHFPWEISSVQEGAAVRTYGRLLSYQPEASEAVLSSQHLSVQYDITVHTAFVEPFLPLLHSHYIVLGDVERTEGDGVMVRARVLNCVDGINLALLQQAIMEQRHYLQERDGEAPVQPTAE; encoded by the exons ATGCCAGTCTTCCTTCAGAAAAAAAAGTCAAGCGCCAG GGAAATGCTCCCGGAACCGGGCGTCTTCCACTTTCCCTGGGAAATCAGTTCGGTCCAAGAAGGAGCTGCAGTGAGAACATATGGCAG ATTGCTGTCCTACCAGCCTGAAGCTTCTGAAGCCGTCCTGTCCTCACAGCACTTATCAGTCCAATATGACATAACTGTCCACACAGCCTTTGTGGAGCCTTTCCTGCCCTTACTACACTCCCACTACATAGTGTTGGGTGATGTTGAGAGGACAGAGG GAGATGGCGTGATGGTGCGTGCACGTGTGCTGAACTGCGTGGATGGTATAAACCTCGCCCTGCTGCAGCAGGCCATCATGGAGCAGAGGCACTATCTTCAGGAGCGAGATGGTGAAGCTCCTGTGCAACCGACTGCAGAGTGA